The Saccharomyces mikatae IFO 1815 strain IFO1815 genome assembly, chromosome: 13 genome has a segment encoding these proteins:
- the ATM1 gene encoding ATP-binding cassette Fe/S cluster precursor transporter ATM1 (similar to Saccharomyces cerevisiae ATM1 (YMR301C); ancestral locus Anc_5.20), whose product MLLLPKSPAIGQIIRSKLGSGLIRSRSPIILSVSRLSTQRPLLFNSVGNLWNQAQKDPSHKESIGLPPSALKVKAQVKKVSKAPTLSELKILKDLFRYIWPKENNKVRVRVLVALGLLISAKILNVQVPFFFKQTIDSMNIAWDDPTVALPAAIGLTILCYGVARFGSVLFGELRNAVFARVAQNAIRTVSLQTFQHLMKLDLGWHLSRQTGGLTRAMDRGTKGISQVLTAMVFHIIPISFEISVVCGILTYQFGASFAAITFSTMLLYSMFTIKTTAWRTKFRRDANKADNKAASVALDSLINFEAVKYFNNEKYLSDKYNSSLISYRDSQIKVSQSLAFLNSGQNLIFTTALTAMMYMGCTGVIGGNLTVGDLVLINQLVFQLSVPLNFLGSVYRDLKQSLIDMETLFKLRRNEVKIKNAERPLMLPEHVPYDITFENVTFGYHPDRKILKNASFTIPAGWKTAIVGSSGSGKSTILKLVFRFYDPESGRILINGRDIREYDINALRKVIGVVPQDTPLFNDTIWENVKFGRIDATDEEVMTVVEKAQLAPLIKKLPQGFDTIVGERGLMISGGEKQRLAIARVLLKNAKIMFFDEATSALDTHTEQALLRTIRSNFTSGSRTSVYIAHRLRTIADADKIIVLDNGRVREEGKHLELLATPNSLYRELWTIQEDLDHLENELKDE is encoded by the coding sequence ATGCTGCTTCTTCCAAAGTCTCCAGCGATTGGGCAAATAATAAGATCGAAACTCGGATCCGGTTTAATACGGAGCCGTTCACCAATTATATTGTCTGTATCAAGGTTATCAACCCAGAGGCCtttattattcaattcaGTCGGAAATTTATGGAACCAAGCACAAAAGGATCCAAGTCACAAAGAGTCGATTGGGCTTCCCCCCTCAGCTTTAAAGGTGAAAGCCCAGGTAAAAAAGGTCAGCAAGGCCCCAACTCTCTCAGAGttgaaaatcttgaaaGATCTTTTTCGTTATATTTGGCCTAAAGAGAACAATAAAGTAAGAGTAAGGGTGTTGGTTGCACTTGGACTGTTGATATCTGCGAAAATTTTAAACGTTCAGgtgccttttttttttaagcAAACCATTGATTCAATGAATATAGCATGGGACGATCCTACAGTTGCGCTTCCTGCAGCTATTGGATTAACCATTCTCTGCTACGGTGTCGCAAGGTTTGGTTCTGTTTTATTTGGTGAGTTAAGAAACGCTGTTTTTGCTAGGGTAGCGCAAAATGCTATCAGAACCGTATCACTGCAAACTTTCCAGCACCTTATGAAGTTGGATTTGGGTTGGCATTTGAGTAGACAAACTGGTGGTTTAACGAGAGCTATGGATAGAGGTACAAAAGGTATATCTCAAGTCCTAACTGCCATGGTATTTCATATTATTCCGATcagttttgaaatatctGTAGTTTGTGGGATCTTGACGTATCAATTTGGTGCGTCATTTGCTGCCATAACATTTAGTACAATGCTTTTGTACTCCATGTTCACTATAAAGACAACAGCATGGAGAACGAAATTTAGAAGAGACGCTAACAAGGCCGATAATAAAGCTGCCAGTGTGGCGTTAGACTCTTTGATTAATTTTGAGGCGGTGAAATACTTTAATAATGAGAAATACCTCTCAGATAAGTACAATAGTTCATTGATTAGCTATCGAGACTCTCAAATCAAGGTATCACAATCGCTAGCCTTTTTGAACTCCGGTCAAAACTTGATTTTTACTACTGCCTTAACAGCTATGATGTATATGGGCTGTACTGGTGTTATTGGTGGAAACTTGACAGTAGGTGACTTGGTATTAATCAATCAGTTGGTTTTTCAGCTATCGGTGCCGCTAAATTTCCTGGGTAGTGTTTACAGAGATTTGAAGCAGTCTTTAATTGATATGGAAACTTTGTTCAAGTTAAGGAGAAATGAGGTTAAAATAAAGAATGCAGAACGCCCTTTAATGCTACCAGAACATGTACCTTACGACATTACTTTTGAGAACGTCACGTTTGGGTATCATCCGGATAGAaagattttaaagaatGCTAGCTTCACTATCCCAGCAGGCTGGAAAACGGCAATAGTTGGGTCATCAGGCAGTGGTAAATCCACAATTTTGAAGTTAGTCTTCAGATTTTATGATCCTGAAAGTGGAAGGATCCTTATAAACGGTCGCGACATCAGGGAATATGACATAAATGCATTAAGAAAGGTGATCGGTGTAGTACCACAAGACACACCACTTTTCAACGACACCATCTGGGAAAATGTGAAATTTGGCCGTATTGACGCAACGGACGAAGAAGTGATGACTGTTGTAGAGAAAGCTCAATTAGCGcctttaataaaaaaactcCCACAGGGATTTGACACTATCGTAGGCGAGAGAGGGTTGATGATTAGCGGTGGTGAAAAGCAAAGGCTGGCAATCGCAAGGGtactattgaaaaatgcaaaGATCATGTTTTTTGATGAGGCCACAAGTGCGTTGGATACACACACAGAGCAAGCCCTATTACGTACTATTAGAAGTAATTTTACGTCTGGTTCGAGAACAAGTGTCTATATCGCACATAGATTGAGGACCATTGCGGATGCGGACAAGATCATTGTCCTTGACAACGGAAGAGTAAGGGAGGAAGGTAAGCATCTTGAACTTTTGGCGACGCCAAATTCGTTGTACCGCGAATTATGGACCATACAAGAAGATCTAGATCATttagaaaatgaacttAAAGACGAATAA
- the YME2 gene encoding Yme2p (similar to Saccharomyces cerevisiae YME2 (YMR302C); ancestral locus Anc_5.19), which yields MLLVRTASLNLSKIQVPCLARGIGILQGKYRLRNMINAQSTVRHVSSEIQQKDQQAGESNTATDTGVIHKSDEETLMYFDNVYARATSVWNPTLWYNLLLRNQSRDAVREKIRNLASPPNNPIYGLELKSTIPVKRDGGVFATFVVPPKYTKAQVNSLIQQNTARESSKNLLSYFTRASAFPVKGSPWIEDLRRLPSTIIVIKFQGPALTEEEIYSLFRRYGTIIDIFPPTAASNNVARVRYRSFRGAISAKNCVSGIEIHNTVLHIQYENIIRGHIISNFFTNHTRIAIPVLFALLSIFAVLVFDPIREFSIEQKITHKYSLSWDNKFWKQLKTLTSSTMTSIKYYWGGPDDNHQRKHLWEERIEKVNDLKMWLEENNNTFVVIRGPRGSGKHDLVMQHTLQNRTNVLYLDCDKLIKSRTDPKFLRNAASQLGYFPIFPWIDSVTGVLDLTVQGLTGQKTGLSETKESQFRNMLTTSLMSIRRIALKNYKAFVSTSDGMVNVKEEDYLQQHPEAKPVIVIDRFEGKSEINGFVYKELSDWAAMLVQMNIAHVIFLTETVASNQRLSESLPNQVFKNLILSDASKENSRNYVLSQLEDYLYYNKKVKAENEKQAEGEEETTEDKNSDNDVDSSMKKAEVILNEKELQEIDASLEPLGGRMLDLQAFVRRVKSGEEPSEALDKMIEQASEQITQMFLSDKIDSNKSAQAWELIELLSSNPVIPFHEIVNKPLFKAAPETGIMELENNGLITVSRDRGVLQEIRPAKPLYRAAFTYLINDPELAKVLKTRYLLKVVGFETGRIKKWEEELKPLGKVPDQKLFKSRLDYLSGKINASNAVITKCEEEIKNLSK from the coding sequence ATGCTGTTAGTACGAACGGCTTCGCTGAATTTGAGCAAGATCCAAGTGCCATGTCTGGCTAGAGGAATAGGCATCCTCCAGGGCAAATATAGACTAAGAAACATGATAAATGCTCAATCTACGGTGAGACATGTGTCTAGTGAAATCCAGCAAAAGGATCAGCAGGCAGGTGAATCGAACACTGCTACCGACACCGGTGTCATTCACAAatcagatgaagaaacgCTGATGTACTTTGATAATGTTTACGCGAGAGCCACGTCGGTTTGGAATCCAACTTTATGGTACAATCTGTTACTAAGAAACCAATCACGGGATGCAGTTAGAGAGAAGATAAGAAATTTGGCCAGTCCACCAAATAACCCCATCTATGGGCTAGAATTGAAGTCCACCATTCCTGTGAAAAGAGACGGGGGTGTGTTTGCCACATTTGTTGTTCCACCCAAGTATACAAAAGCTCAGGTAAATTCTTTGATCCAGCAGAATACGGCCAGAGAATCTTCTAAAAACTTACTCTCTTACTTCACTCGTGCGTCTGCTTTTCCAGTAAAGGGTTCACCTTGGATCGAAGATCTAAGAAGGCTGCCAAGCACCATCATAGTGATCAAATTTCAGGGACCCGCTTTAACAGAGGAGGAaatttattctttgttcAGAAGATACGGAACAatcattgatattttccCTCCCACTGCTGCTAGCAACAACGTTGCAAGGGTCAGATATCGTTCATTCCGTGGTGCTATTTCTGCGAAGAATTGCGTTTCTGGTATTGAGATTCATAATACTGTCTTACACATACAATACGAAAATATCATAAGGGGCCATATAATCAGTAACTTTTTTACCAACCATACAAGAATTGCCATTCCAGTTTTATTTGCCCTGCTTTCGATTTTTGCTGTTTTAGTGTTTGATCCTATAAGAGAATTTTCGATTGAACAAAAGATTACTCATAAGTATTCTTTGTCATGGGATAACAAGTTTTGGAAACAACTGAAAACGCTAACTTCATCCACCATGACTTCTATCAAGTACTATTGGGGCGGTCCTGATGACAATCATCAAAGAAAGCATTTGTGGGAGgaaagaatagaaaaagtaaatgATTTAAAAATGTGGCTTGaggaaaacaacaacacGTTTGTGGTTATAAGAGGGCCGAGAGGCTCAGGGAAGCATGATCTGGTCATGCAACACACTTTACAGAACAGAACAAATGTTCTATATCTAGACTGTGATAAATTGATCAAGTCGAGAACAGATCCTAAGTTCTTAAGAAATGCCGCTAGTCAATTGGGTTATTTCCCAATTTTCCCATGGATTGATTCTGTTACTGGTGTGCTTGATTTGACCGTGCAAGGTTTAACAGGGCAGAAAACAGGGCTGTCTGAGACGAAGGAATCTCAATTCAGAAACATGTTGACCACTTCTTTGATGTCCATTAGACGTATCGCTCTTAAGAATTACAAGGCTTTTGTTTCCACCAGCGACGGAATGGTAAAtgtcaaagaagaagattatTTACAACAACACCCGGAAGCTAAACCTGTTATCGTCATAGATAGATTTGAAGGCAAGTCTGAGATTAATGGCTTTGTGTACAAGGAATTATCAGATTGGGCAGCCATGTTAGTTCAGATGAATATTGCACACGTGATTTTCTTGACTGAAACTGTTGCATCCAATCAAAGATTAAGCGAATCGTTACCTAATCAAGtgttcaaaaatttaattCTATCCGATGCAtctaaagaaaattcaaggAATTATGTATTGTCTCAACTGGAAGATTActtatattacaacaagaAGGTCAAGGCCGAAAACGAAAAGCAAGCAGAGGGAGAAGAGGAGACCactgaagataaaaattcTGATAACGACGTGGATTCGAGTATGAAAAAAGCAGAAGTGattttaaatgaaaaggaactGCAAGAAATTGATGCCTCTTTGGAGCCATTGGGCGGTAGGATGCTAGATTTGCAAGCATTCGTAAGAAGAGTGAAGTCAGGAGAAGAGCCTTCGGAAGCATTGGACAAGATGATTGAACAAGCTTCCGAACAAATAACTCAAATGTTTTTGAGCGACAAAATCGACAGTAACAAAAGTGCACAAGCTTGGGAACTGATCGAATTATTGAGTTCCAACCCAGTCATCCCTTTCCATGAAATAGTCAATAAGCCATTATTTAAAGCAGCACCAGAGACGGGAATCATGGAATTAGAAAATAATGGATTAATTACTGTGTCTAGAGATAGGGGTGTTTTGCAGGAGATCAGACCTGCCAAACCGCTGTACAGAGCTGCATTCACATACTTAATTAACGATCCGGAACTTGCGAAAGTGCTAAAAACGCGTTACTTACTAAAGGTTGTAGGTTTTGAAACCGGACGAATCAAAAAGTGggaagaagaattaaaGCCCTTGGGAAAAGTTCCGGatcaaaaacttttcaagAGTAGACTGGACTATTTATCTGGTAAGATTAATGCTAGTAATGCAGTTATTACTAAGTGCGAAGAGGAGATTAAAAATTTATCCAAGTGA